One window of the Pristis pectinata isolate sPriPec2 chromosome 13, sPriPec2.1.pri, whole genome shotgun sequence genome contains the following:
- the LOC127577176 gene encoding natural cytotoxicity triggering receptor 3-like isoform X2 → MFGKSEFNTFFILAVVCTALAEAARVKQRPEKVEVLVGKDTSLYCSFPLVRDQSKIRIFWWKDGEREFYKARQDPRKSFEVESKANGVFRIRDVRFRDAGVYYCRVEGEITGNGTGTTLTVKERKSISRMHWKTCDKN, encoded by the exons ATGTTTGGAAAAAGCGAATTTAACACCTTCTTCATTCTGGCCGTTGTTTGCACAG CACTCGCCGAGGCTGCTAGGGTGAAGCAAAGACCGGAGAAAGTGGAGGTGCTCGTGGGAAAGGATACGAGTCTCTACTGCTCGTTCCCGCTGGTTAGAGATCAATCTAAAATCAGGATCTTTTGGTGGAAAGATGGAGAGCGGGAATTCTACAAAGCGAGGCAAGATCCCAGGAAAAGTTTCGAAGTGGAATCCAAAGCGAACGGCGTGTTTCGGATTCGGGACGTGAGATTCCGAGATGCCGGAGTCTATTACTGCAGAGTGGAGGGTGAAATCACTGGAAATGGAACAGGCACAACTCTCACTGTAAAGG AAAGGAAATCCATATCCAGGATGCATTGGAAGACCTGCGATAAGAATTGA
- the LOC127577176 gene encoding tyrosine-protein phosphatase non-receptor type substrate 1-like isoform X1, protein MFGKSEFNTFFILAVVCTALAEAARVKQRPEKVEVLVGKDTSLYCSFPLVRDQSKIRIFWWKDGEREFYKARQDPRKSFEVESKANGVFRIRDVRFRDAGVYYCRVEGEITGNGTGTTLTVKASPEPLTISQRQPADGSLWCNTSGFYPTDYTLSWYKNGQEVMTGVKNIKGTNNEGLTVVSSILKEPQPAQHGTVYLCKVSHSTLQVPASTNYTVNIAGTSKTAHLPWWIYLCGGIFVLLLITSIIVYCKFCKRKAHKDKVQTKTCVRCTRPITAKPNERMKQEPVKDSTQMTTRNPSRAAADINAPPKVKKHRKKRSEPMGV, encoded by the exons ATGTTTGGAAAAAGCGAATTTAACACCTTCTTCATTCTGGCCGTTGTTTGCACAG CACTCGCCGAGGCTGCTAGGGTGAAGCAAAGACCGGAGAAAGTGGAGGTGCTCGTGGGAAAGGATACGAGTCTCTACTGCTCGTTCCCGCTGGTTAGAGATCAATCTAAAATCAGGATCTTTTGGTGGAAAGATGGAGAGCGGGAATTCTACAAAGCGAGGCAAGATCCCAGGAAAAGTTTCGAAGTGGAATCCAAAGCGAACGGCGTGTTTCGGATTCGGGACGTGAGATTCCGAGATGCCGGAGTCTATTACTGCAGAGTGGAGGGTGAAATCACTGGAAATGGAACAGGCACAACTCTCACTGTAAAGG CTTCCCCAGAGCCTTTGACTATTTCTCAAAGACAACCTGCAGATGGTTCTCTATGGTGTAATACATCTGGATTCTATCCTACTGACTATACCTTGTCTTGGTATAAAAATGGTCAAGAAGTTATGACTGGAGTAAAGAATATAAAGGGGACAAATAATGAGGGTCTAACTgtagtttccagtattttgaaaGAGCCGCAGCCAGCTCAGCATGGAACTGTCTACCTGTGTAAGGTGTCTCACTCCACGCTCCAAGTTCCAGCTTCGACCAATTATACTGTCAACATTGCAG GCACCAGTAAAACTGCCCATCTTCCCTGGTGGATCTATCTTTGTGGAGGAATTTTTGTCCTGCTTCTGATTACTTCAATAATCGTTTATTGTAAATTCTGTAAACGCAAAG CTCATAAAGACAAAGTTCAAACTAAGACCTGTGTACGGTGTACTCGACCAATAACAGCAAAGCCTAATGAAAGAATGAAACAGGAACCAGTAAAAGATAGCACACAGATGACAACGAGGAACCCAAGCAGAGCAGCAGCTGATATCAATGCCCCGCCAAAGGTCAAAAAACATCGCAAAAAGAGAAGTGAACCAATGGGTGTTTGA